A stretch of Dama dama isolate Ldn47 chromosome 22, ASM3311817v1, whole genome shotgun sequence DNA encodes these proteins:
- the LOC133043932 gene encoding apolipoprotein L3-like, translating into MSLIDLLYCSESENVYQVVAEPSQDTENKLKLLTQNWERFVAKANLPREEAEALHEYLNRLKTNLSGKDPETLKEDQLDRKKFLEEFPVMKQDLEEDTEKIHAFANKVDKLHKDCTISKVVAHSTGTVSGILSVLGLALAPLTMGATLPLMATGLALGIAAAVTNVSTSIVEQVNTSSMEIKTTQLLSHDRKRWKVIKDVLLKRKPQIISAVNSLITALQYTEKKVQFIKVIKVSPALAAKVKIFITKGKNIIHDSVQVRKTFGSMALAMTKEARITGIVLSGIGIVIDVGFLVKESIHLHRGAKAESAEKLRQQAQELESILELLTEIHENLQKGSVPPPPEECRDQGHVLGVSEAAC; encoded by the exons ATGAGCTTAATAGACCTCTTGTACTGCTCAG agagtgaaaatgtttatCAAGTTGTCGCTGAGCCTTCCCaggacacagaaaataaactgaaGCTCCTAACCCAAAACTGGGAGAGATTTGTGGCTAAGGCCAATTTACCCAG ggaggaggcagaggcatTACATGAATATCTGAACAGGCTGAAAACAAACTTGAGTGGAAAGGACCCAGAGACACTCAAAGAAGACCAGCTGGACAGAAAGAAGTTTTTGGAGGAGTTTCCTGTGATGAAACAGGACCTGGAGGAAGACACAGAAAAAATCCATGCTTTTGCGAACAAAGTTGACAAGTTACACAAGGACTGCACGATTTCCAAGGTGGTGGCCCACTCCACTGGTACTGTGTCTGGCATCCTCAGTGTCCTTGGCCTGGCTCTGGCACCTCTGACAATGGGGGCCACTCTGCCTCTCATGGCCACTGGGTTAGCGCTGGGCATAGCGGCTGCTGTGACCAATGTGTCCACCAGCATCGTGGAACAAGTAAACACGTCatcaatggaaatcaaaaccactcAACTGCTGTCCCATGACAGGAAGAGATGGAAGGTAATCAAGGATGTACTCCTTAAAAGGAAACCTCAGATTATTTCTGCAGTGAATTCACTCATCACTGCCCTACAATACACTGAGAAGAAAGTCCAATTCATCAAGGTGATCAAAGTCAGCCCTGCCTTAGCAGCCAAAGTCAAGATCTTTATAACCAAAGGGAAAAACATCATTCATGACAGTGTTCAGGTGCGGAAAACTTTTGGCAGCATGGCTTTAGCAATGACAAAAGAAGCCCGTATCACTGGCATAGTCCTGTCAGGTATCGGCATTGTGATAGATGTGGGCTTCCTGGTGAAAGAGTCAATACATTTACACCGTGGAGCAAAGGCAGAGTCAGCTGAAAAGCTGAGGCAGCAGGCCCAGGAGTTGGAAAGCATATTGGAGTTACTCACTGAGATCCATGAGAATCTGCAGAAGGGctcagttcccccacccccagaggagTGCAGGGACCAGGGACATGTGCTGGGTGTCTCAGAGGCAGCTTGTTAG